In Gadus macrocephalus chromosome 4, ASM3116895v1, the following proteins share a genomic window:
- the slc26a5 gene encoding prestin isoform X2 gives MDEEGGVSTDDEAPPTYCVTRPAFNEHRLQDELLHRRQRVETSIKHRLAQRLRCTSQRARGVAVRLLPILSWLPSYPLRSFLFYDVMSGLSTGVVQLPQGLAYAMLAAVPAVYGLYSSFYPVLLYTFFGTSRHISVGTFAVMSLMIGGVVVREAPDSMFPIPAANGSNVSTVDLGARDAQRVQVAVALTTLVGLIQLLLGALRLGFVAIYLTEPLVRGFTTAAAIQVCVSQLKYLFGVRTPRYSGVLATVYTLVAVVQDLGSTNVATVTMGVACIMFLYGMKQLNERCKARLPLPLPGEIIVVIVATATSYGMGLADRYQVDVVGVIPKGLLPPALPQFHLFPRIATDAFAVAIVGFSMAISMAKTFALKHGYHVDGNQELLALGLCNFVSSFFQTFAISCSMSRSLVQESTGGKTQIAGLLASLLVLLVIVAIGFLFEALPQTVLAAVIMVNLLGMFKQILDIPLLWRRSRLELGIWLVSFVASLLLGLDYGLLVAVAFAILTVIYRTQSPSSGVLGQVPGTGLYYDVDLYEGLEEYSGIKIFQSNSSVYFANCDLYVTSLRDKSQGEPTTKQSFQDQDRDQDQKTEAEKDLSDPSGPPSATVNLETSDHSWVSSVCRETIVYTHRVTCNYRVGLLRSGLKDPLPSASL, from the exons ATGGACGaggaagggggcgtgtccacgGATGacgaggccccgcccacctacTGCGTCACGCGCCCGGCGTTCAATGAGCATCGACTTCAAGATGAGCTCCTCCATCGCCGCCAGAGAGTGGAGACCTCCATCAAACACAGGCTGGCCCAGAGACTCag gTGCACCTCTCAGCGGGCCCGGGGGGTGGCGGTGCGGCTCCTCCCCATCCTGTCCTGGCTCCCCTCCTACCCGCTCCGCTCCTTCCTGTTCTACGACGTCATGTCCGGGCTGAGCACCGGCGTGGTGCAGCTGCCCCAGG GTCTGGCCTACGCCATGCTGGCGGCGGTGCCCGCTGTCTACGGCCTCTACTCCTCCTTCTACCCCGTCCTCCTCTACACCTTCTTCGGGACGTCCCGACACATCTCCGTCG GTACGTTTGCGGTGATGAGCCTGATGatcgggggggtggtggtgcgcGAGGCTCCTGACTCCATGTTCCCGATCCCCGCCGCCAACGGCAGCAACGTGTCCACCGTGGACCTGGGGGCCCGCGACGCCCAGAGGGTGCAGGTCGCTGTGGCCCTCACCACGCTGGTGGGCCTGATCCAG CTGCTGCTGGGCGCCCTGCGGCTGGGCTTCGTGGCGATCTACCTGACGGAGCCGCTGGTGCGCGGcttcaccaccgccgccgccatccAGGTGTGCGTCTCCCAGCTGAAGTACCTGTTCGGGGTCCGGACCCCTCGATACAGCGGAGTGCTGGCCACCGTCTAC accCTGGTGGCGGTGGTGCAGGACCTTGGCAGCACCAACGTTGCCACGGTGACGATGGGCGTGGCCTGCATTATGTTCCTCTACGGCATGAAGCAGCTCAATGAGCGCTGCAAGGCGCggctgcccctccccctccccggcgAGATCATCGTGGTCATCGTCGCCACGGCAACCTCCTATGGCATGGGCCTGGCCGACCGCTACCAGGTGGACGTGGTGGGAGTGATCCCCAAAGG GCTCCTCCCCCCGGCGCTCCCCCAGTTCCACCTGTTTCCCAGAATCGCCACCGACGCCTTCGCCGTCGCCATCGTGGGGTTCTCCATGGCCATCTCCATGGCCAAGACCTTCGCCCTCAAGCACGGCTACCACGTGGACGGGAACCAG gaacTGCTGGCGTTGGGGTTGTGTAACTTTGTGAGTTCGTTCTTCCAGACCTTCGCCATCTCTTGCTCCATGTCACGCAGCCTCGTTCAGGAGAGCACAGGGGGCAAgacccag atcgCGGGCCTCCTAGCCTCCCTGCTGGTCCTGCTCGTCATCGTCGCCATCGGCTTCCTGTTTGAGGCGCTGCCTCAG acggtGCTGGCAGCGGTCATCATGGTCAACCTCCTGGGGATGTTCAAACAAATCCTGGACATCCCACTGCTCTGGCGACGCAGCCGACTCGagctg GGGATCTGGCTGGTTTCCTTCGTGGCGTCGCTGCTGCTGGGGTTGGATTATGGGCTGCTGGTGGCCGTGGCGTTCGCTATCCTGACCGTCATCTACAGAACACAGAG tcccAGCAGTGGGGTTCTGGGTCAGGTCCCGGGGACCGGACTGTACTACGACGTGGACCTCTACGAGGGG TTGGAGGAATATTCTGGAATCAAGATCTTTCAGTCCAACTCCTCCGTGTACTTTGCCAACTGTGACCTCTACGTGACCTCCCTGAGAGACAAG AGTCAGGGGGAGCCAACAACCAAGCAGAGTTtccaggaccaggaccgggaccaggaccagaagaCGGAGGCGGAGAAGGACCTGTCTgacccctccggcccccccagCGCTACGGTAAACCTGGAGACGTCAGATCACAGCTGGGTCTCCTCAGTGTGCAGAGAGAccattgtgtacacacacagggtcacctGTAACTACAGG GTTGGTTTGCTGAGGTCGGGGCTGAAGGACCCTCTTCCTTCTGCGAGCCTCTGA
- the LOC132455673 gene encoding histone H2B 1/2-like gives MPDPGPKSAPKKGSKKAVSKTAVKGGKKRRKTRKESYAIYVYKVLKQVHPDTGISSKAMGIMNSFVNDIFERIAGEASRLAHYNKRSTITSREIQTAVRLLLPGELAKHAVSEGTKAVTKYTSSK, from the coding sequence ATGCCTGATCCAGGACCCAAATCCGCGCCGAAGAAAGGCTCAAAGAAAGCTGTCTCCAAGACCGCAGTCAAGGGCGGCAAGAAGCGTCGCAAGACCAGGAAGGAAAGCTATGCAATCTACGTGTACAAGGTGCTGAAGCAGGTCCACCCCGACACCGGCATCTCCTCCAAAGCGATGGGGATCATGAACTCCTTCGTCAACGACATCTTCGAGCGTATCGCCGGTGAGGCCTCTCGCCTTGCTCACTACAACAAgcgctccaccatcacctccagggAGATCCAGACCGCCGTCCGCCTGCTGCTCCCCGGGGAGTTGGCAAAGCACGCCGTGTCTGAGGGCACCAAGGCGGTGACCAAGTACACCAGCTCCAAGTAA
- the slc26a5 gene encoding prestin isoform X3, producing the protein MDEEGGVSTDDEAPPTYCVTRPAFNEHRLQDELLHRRQRVETSIKHRLAQRLRCTSQRARGVAVRLLPILSWLPSYPLRSFLFYDVMSGLSTGVVQLPQGLAYAMLAAVPAVYGLYSSFYPVLLYTFFGTSRHISVGTFAVMSLMIGGVVVREAPDSMFPIPAANGSNVSTVDLGARDAQRVQVAVALTTLVGLIQLLLGALRLGFVAIYLTEPLVRGFTTAAAIQVCVSQLKYLFGVRTPRYSGVLATVYTLVAVVQDLGSTNVATVTMGVACIMFLYGMKQLNERCKARLPLPLPGEIIVVIVATATSYGMGLADRYQVDVVGVIPKGLLPPALPQFHLFPRIATDAFAVAIVGFSMAISMAKTFALKHGYHVDGNQELLALGLCNFVSSFFQTFAISCSMSRSLVQESTGGKTQIAGLLASLLVLLVIVAIGFLFEALPQTVLAAVIMVNLLGMFKQILDIPLLWRRSRLELGIWLVSFVASLLLGLDYGLLVAVAFAILTVIYRTQSPSSGVLGQVPGTGLYYDVDLYEGLEEYSGIKIFQSNSSVYFANCDLYVTSLRDKSQGEPTTKQSFQDQDRDQDQKTEAEKDLSDPSGPPSATVNLETSDHSWVSSVCRETIVYTHRVTCT; encoded by the exons ATGGACGaggaagggggcgtgtccacgGATGacgaggccccgcccacctacTGCGTCACGCGCCCGGCGTTCAATGAGCATCGACTTCAAGATGAGCTCCTCCATCGCCGCCAGAGAGTGGAGACCTCCATCAAACACAGGCTGGCCCAGAGACTCag gTGCACCTCTCAGCGGGCCCGGGGGGTGGCGGTGCGGCTCCTCCCCATCCTGTCCTGGCTCCCCTCCTACCCGCTCCGCTCCTTCCTGTTCTACGACGTCATGTCCGGGCTGAGCACCGGCGTGGTGCAGCTGCCCCAGG GTCTGGCCTACGCCATGCTGGCGGCGGTGCCCGCTGTCTACGGCCTCTACTCCTCCTTCTACCCCGTCCTCCTCTACACCTTCTTCGGGACGTCCCGACACATCTCCGTCG GTACGTTTGCGGTGATGAGCCTGATGatcgggggggtggtggtgcgcGAGGCTCCTGACTCCATGTTCCCGATCCCCGCCGCCAACGGCAGCAACGTGTCCACCGTGGACCTGGGGGCCCGCGACGCCCAGAGGGTGCAGGTCGCTGTGGCCCTCACCACGCTGGTGGGCCTGATCCAG CTGCTGCTGGGCGCCCTGCGGCTGGGCTTCGTGGCGATCTACCTGACGGAGCCGCTGGTGCGCGGcttcaccaccgccgccgccatccAGGTGTGCGTCTCCCAGCTGAAGTACCTGTTCGGGGTCCGGACCCCTCGATACAGCGGAGTGCTGGCCACCGTCTAC accCTGGTGGCGGTGGTGCAGGACCTTGGCAGCACCAACGTTGCCACGGTGACGATGGGCGTGGCCTGCATTATGTTCCTCTACGGCATGAAGCAGCTCAATGAGCGCTGCAAGGCGCggctgcccctccccctccccggcgAGATCATCGTGGTCATCGTCGCCACGGCAACCTCCTATGGCATGGGCCTGGCCGACCGCTACCAGGTGGACGTGGTGGGAGTGATCCCCAAAGG GCTCCTCCCCCCGGCGCTCCCCCAGTTCCACCTGTTTCCCAGAATCGCCACCGACGCCTTCGCCGTCGCCATCGTGGGGTTCTCCATGGCCATCTCCATGGCCAAGACCTTCGCCCTCAAGCACGGCTACCACGTGGACGGGAACCAG gaacTGCTGGCGTTGGGGTTGTGTAACTTTGTGAGTTCGTTCTTCCAGACCTTCGCCATCTCTTGCTCCATGTCACGCAGCCTCGTTCAGGAGAGCACAGGGGGCAAgacccag atcgCGGGCCTCCTAGCCTCCCTGCTGGTCCTGCTCGTCATCGTCGCCATCGGCTTCCTGTTTGAGGCGCTGCCTCAG acggtGCTGGCAGCGGTCATCATGGTCAACCTCCTGGGGATGTTCAAACAAATCCTGGACATCCCACTGCTCTGGCGACGCAGCCGACTCGagctg GGGATCTGGCTGGTTTCCTTCGTGGCGTCGCTGCTGCTGGGGTTGGATTATGGGCTGCTGGTGGCCGTGGCGTTCGCTATCCTGACCGTCATCTACAGAACACAGAG tcccAGCAGTGGGGTTCTGGGTCAGGTCCCGGGGACCGGACTGTACTACGACGTGGACCTCTACGAGGGG TTGGAGGAATATTCTGGAATCAAGATCTTTCAGTCCAACTCCTCCGTGTACTTTGCCAACTGTGACCTCTACGTGACCTCCCTGAGAGACAAG AGTCAGGGGGAGCCAACAACCAAGCAGAGTTtccaggaccaggaccgggaccaggaccagaagaCGGAGGCGGAGAAGGACCTGTCTgacccctccggcccccccagCGCTACGGTAAACCTGGAGACGTCAGATCACAGCTGGGTCTCCTCAGTGTGCAGAGAGAccattgtgtacacacacagggtcac CTGTACCTAA
- the LOC132455674 gene encoding histone H4: MSGRGKGGKGLGKGGAKRHRKVLRDNIQGITKPAIRRLARRGGVKRISGLIYEETRGVLKVFLENVIRDAVTYTEHAKRKTVTAMDVVYALKRQGRTLYGFGG, from the coding sequence ATGTCAGGTCGAGGCAAAGGAGGAAAGGGACTCGGGAAAGGCGGCGCTAAGCGCCACCGTAAAGTTCTCCGTGACAACATCCAGGGCATCACCAAGCCAGCTATCCGCCGTCTGGCTCGCCGAGGTGGTGTGAAGCGTATCTCCGGTCTGATCTACGAAGAGACCCGCGGTGTCCTCAAGGTGTTCCTGGAGAACGTGATCCGTGACGCCGTCACCTACACCGAGCACGCCAAGAGAAAGACCGTCACCGCCATGGATGTGGTCTACGCCCTGAAGAGGCAGGGTCGCACCCTGTACGGCTTCGGCGGTTAA